A window of the Budorcas taxicolor isolate Tak-1 chromosome 10, Takin1.1, whole genome shotgun sequence genome harbors these coding sequences:
- the SDR39U1 gene encoding epimerase family protein SDR39U1: protein MRVLVGGGTGFIGTALTQLLKARGHEVTLISRKPGPDRITWDDLTTSGLPRCDAAVNLAGENILNPLRRWNAAFQKEVLSSRLETTQTLARAIAKAPQPPQAWVLVTGVAYYQPSLTAEYDEDSPGGDFDFFSNLVTKWEAAARLPGDSTRQVVVRSGVVLGRGGGAIGHMLLPFRLGLGGPIGSGHQFFPWIHIRDLAGILAHALETSHVQGILNGVAPASSTTNAEFARALGTALGRPAFIPLPSAVVQAVFGQERAVMLLEGQKVVPRRTLAAGYQYSFPELGAALKEVIA, encoded by the exons ATGCGAGTTCTTGTGG GTGGCGGGACGGGCTTCATTGGGACAGCCCTAACCCAGCTGCTGAAGGCCAGGGGCCACGAAGTGACGTTGATCTCCCGAAAGCCAGGGCCAGATCGGATCACGTGG GATGATCTCACGACGTCGGGGTTGCCCCGCTGCGATGCTGCAGTCAACCTGGCGGGAGAGAACATCCTCAACCCTCTCCGCAG GTGGAATGCAGCCTTTCAAAAAGAAGTTCTCAGCAGCCGCCTGGAGACCACCCAAACGCTGGCTAGAGCCATAGCCAAGGCCCCACAACCTCCCCAGGCCTGGGTCTTAGTCACAGGTGTAG CTTACTATCAGCCCAGCCTGACTGCAGAGTACGACGAGGACAGCCCAGGAGGGGATTTCGACTTTTTTTCCAACCTCGTAACCAAATGGGAAGCTGCAGCCAGGCTTCCTGGAGATTCTACACGCCAAGTGGTGGTGCGCTCCG GGGTTGTGCTGGGTCGTGGAGGCGGTGCCATTGGTCATATGCTGTTGCCTTTCCGCCTGGGCCTGGGGGGCCCCATTGGCTCAGGTCACCAGTTCTTCCCCTGGATTCACATCAGAGACCTTGCGGGAATCCTGGCCCATGCCCTTGAAACAAGCCATGTGCAGGGGATCCTGAATGGAGTGGCTCCTGCCTCCTCCACTACCAATGCTGAGTTTGCCCGGGCCTTGGGCACAGCCTTGGGCCGCCCAGCCTTCATCCCTCTCCCCAGTGCCGTGGTACAAGCTGTCTTTGGACAAGAACGTGCCGTCATGCTGCTGGAGGGCCAGAAGGTGGTTCCACGGCGGACACTGGCTGCTGGCTACCAGTATTCTTTCCCAGAGCTGGGGGCTGCCTTGAAGGAAGTCATAGCCTAA